Below is a window of Sulfitobacter sp. BSw21498 DNA.
CAGCGTCATAAAACTGTAACATGACTGTCACAAAAGCTCAGTGTCGCTTGCCTATTGCTGCGGCAAGATCACCATGGGGGTGGTCAGACAATTCTAAGCTGACAGGAGACATCATGTCGCTCGTTAAAATCACCACTTCCGCGCTGGCCATTGCCGCCGTATCCGCAACTGCCGCTGCCGCGCGTGATCAGGTACAGGTTGCCGGTTCGTCCACTGTTCTGCCCTATGCGTCCATCGTTGCCGAAGCCTTTGGCGAAAACTTCGATTTTCCGACACCTGTTGTTGAATCCGGTGGCTCCTCGGCGGGTCTCAAGCGTTTTTGTGAAGGTGTGGGCGAAAACACAATCGACGTAGCAAACGCCTCGCGCCAGATCAAAGACTCCGAAATTGAAGTCTGCGCTGCAAACGGTGTGACAGACATCATCGAAGTTCAGATCGGCTATGACGGGATCGTGTTCGCTTCTGACATTAACGGCAACACGTTCGAATTCACCCCAGAAGACTGGTACAAAGCGCTGTCCGCCGAAGTTGTTGTAGACGGAAGCATTGTCGCCAACCCCAACAAAATGTGGTCCGACGTCAATGCCAGCTTCCCCGACCAGCCGATCCAAGCCTATATCCCCGGCACGAAGCATGGCACGCGCGAAGTTTTCGAAGAAAAAGTGATCCTGGCAGGCTGTGAAGCCACTGGCGATTTCGAAGCTTTCAAAGCAGCGAACGGCGACGACAAGAAAGCGGCTGAAAAAGCATGTATTTCCCTGCGCACCGATGGTGTGTCCGTGGACATTGACGGTGACTACACCGAAACGCTTGCCCGCATCGAAAGCAACAAAGACGGCATCGGCGTATTCGGTCTGGCGTTCTACGAGAACAACACAGACAAGCTAACCGTTGCCAACATGGGCGGCGTCGAGCCCACAGTTGAAACCATCTCGAGCGGCGACTACCCGGTATCGCGCCCGCTGTTCTTTTACGTCAAGAAAGCACACATCGGCGTGATCCCAGGCTTGAAAGAATACGCTGAATTCTTCGTGGCGGACGAGATTGCAGGCCCCGACGGTCCTTTGGCCGAATACGGTCTGGTTGCCGATCCAGAGCTGGCGAAAACACAGTCGGTTGTTGCTGACGAAACTGTATTGGGCAGCGGTTCCTAAACCCTGCCTTGCGATCCGGAGGCGCTGCAAGGCGTCTCCGGTTTTTTGCTGCCGACTGATACTTTCCAAACAATGATGGCCTGACACAGGCCACGACCGAGGGCCACCATGCGCGATTTATTCAATGTGGGTTCAACCACGCTCTTAGTTGTCGTTGTTTTGATATTAACAGTCCTTGCCTTTGGTCTGGTACGCAGCCGGGCCATGTCGTCTGTTTCGGGCGATTCGCGCAAGCTGCACTCCCTCCCGAATTATTATGGCTATAACGCCGCGATGCTCACCGCCATTCCGGCGCTGTTTGTGCTGGCGATCTGGATGCTGGTCCAGCCGATGCTGATCCAGAACGCGGTGATCGACATGATCCCGCAAAGTGCCGTGAACGAAGGGTCTTCGGTCAATCTGGTCATGAGCGACGTGCGCCGCGTGGCCAACGGGCTGGATGCTGCCGTGCAAAGCGGCACGCTGGATGCCGACAGCGCCCGCGATTTGGATGTGACCGCCACCGATGTACGTGCGCTTCTGGCGGGGAACGGCGTTGCACTTGGCTCTGACGTCACGCCAGAGGTACTGGCGGCAGCGCAACGCTATCGCAGCATGGAGGTCACCGGCCGTTGGCTGATGATCGCTGTGATCAGCGTGCTTGTATTGGGCGGGATGTTTATCGCGCTGCGCACCGCGCGCGCTGATTTTCGGGCGCGCAATACGGTTGAACGGTTTCTGCTGGGGTTGCTCATCCTTGCTGCGTCGCTGGCGATCCTGACAACCGTGGGCATCGTGCTGTCGATGCTGTTCGAGACATTGAACTTCTTCCGCCTGCATCCGTGGCAGGATTTCTTCCTAGGCACGACATGGGCTCCGAACTTTCGTGGCGACAGTGAACTGTCGATCCTGCCGCTGCTGTGGGGCACCTTGTATATCTCGATCATCGCTTTGCTGGTGGCTGTGCCGATCGGTCTTTTTGCCGCGATCTACCTGTCTGAATACGCCAACAGCAAAGTACGCGCCTTTGCCAAACCCCTGTTAGAAATCCTCGCGGGCATCCCGACCATCGTTTACGGTCTGTTTGCCCTGCTGACGGTCGGTCCGTTTCTGGTCAAAGTCTTTGGGCGTGGCGACGACGGACTGCTGGGTGTCGACTGGATGAGTGGGGCCACATCTGTTCTGACGGCAGGGCTGGTCATGGGCATCATGCTGATCCCGTTTGTCTCGTCGCTCAGCGATGACATCATCAACGCGGTACCACAGTCGATGCGCGACGGGTCGTTCGGTCTGGGGGCAACCCATTCGGAAACCATCCGCCAAGTTGTGCTTCCTGCCGCACTGCCGGGCATCGTGGGGGCCGTGTTGCTCGCGGCAAGCCGTGCCATCGGCGAGACGATGATCGTTGTGCTGGGGGCAGGGGCTATCGCCCGCATCTCGGGCAATCCGCTTGATGCGATGACCACCATCACCACCCGCATTGTCAGCCAGCTGACAGGGGATACCGACTTTGCCAGCCCTGAAACGCTGGTCGCCTTTGCCCTTGGTCTGACGCTGTTTGTGTTAACCTTGGGGCTGAACGTTCTAGCGCTTCTGATCGTGCGCAAATACCGGGAGCAGTACGAATGACCGATATGCCCAACCCCGCAAAGCCGCGCCAATCGCTGCTGAAACCAGATGCACGTACTGTAAAACGCAACCGCGCCGAAGCCCGGTTCAAAGCCTATGGCATCGCCGCCATTGCTGTCGGCCTGCTGATGCTTGCGATCTTGCTGACCACAATCATCGGCCGCGGCGCAGGAGCGTTTCAACAGACATTTCTGACGCTGAACGTTCAGCTGCTTGAGGAAAAGCTGGACAAAACCGGTAATCGTGACATCGAAGAGATCAAGAAGGTCTCGACCTTTGGCTATGCTCCGTTGATGGCTGCCGCACTGGATGCCAAAGTCGCAAAAGCCGGGATCACCACAGATTTGAAGCCCAAGGAAATGGGTGCGATCATCTCTAAAGATGCGGCGGCACAGCTGCGCGACTTTGTGTTGGCGAACCCCGAACTGATCGGGACTGCGGTGGATTTCGAATTCCTGACCAACAGCCGCGTCGACGGATACCTGAAGGGCCGTGTAACCCGCGAGAGCATCGCCAACGACAAAAGCATCAACACAGAGCAGCTTGATCTGGTGGATGCGCTGATTGCGGACGGGGCGCTGGACAAGCGGTTTAACGTCGACTTTATCACTGGTTCTGACGCGTCGGACGCACGGCCAGAAGCCGCCGGCATGGGCGTTTCGATGATCGGATCGCTGTTCATGATGCTGGTAGTGCTGGCGCTGGCACTGCCCATTGGGGTCGCTGCGTCGATCTACCTAGAGGAATTCGCGCCCAAGAACCTGCTGACAGACATCATCGAGGTGAATATTTCTAACCTCGCAGCGGTGCCGTCTATTGTGTTCGGTATTCTGGGTCTGGCGGTCTTTATCAACTATATGCACCTGCCAAACTCCGCCCCGCTGGTGGGTGGGCTGGTCCTGACGTTGATGACGTTGCCCACGATCATTATTTCGACCCGCGCGTCTTTGAAGTCGGTGCCCCCCAGTATCCGTGACGCGGCGTTGGGGGTAGGGGCATCCAAAATGCAATCGGTGTTCCACCACGTGCTGCCCCTTGCCGCACCCGGCATCCTGACCGGCACGATCATCGGTCTGGCCCAAGCCCTTGGCGAAACGGCCCCTTTGCTGCTGATCGGTATGGTGGGCTTTATCGCGTCGAACCCGCCTGACGGCATTGCATCGGGTCTGATGGACCCCAACTCTGCCATGCCGGCGCAAATCTACGAATGGGCGAAACGCGCTGATCCGGCATTCTATGAACGTGCTTGGGGCGGTATCATCATCCTGCTGGTCTTTTTGATCACCATGAACGCCATCGCCGTCATGTTGCGGCGCAGGTTCGAGCGGCGCTGGTAAGAATGAGAGGCAAGGCAATGAAAGACAACGTAATTTCGGAGACGGACGTGACAACTCACAAAACAAAAATCGCCGCCCGCAACGTGCAGGTTTACTATGGTGACACCCACGCGATCAAAGACGTGTCGGTTGATATCCAAGACAAAACTGTCACTGCCTTTATCGGTCCGTCAGGCTGTGGCAAATCGACTTTTCTGCGCTGTATCAATCGGATGAACGATACGATTGATATCTGCACTGTCAAAGGCGATATCTTGATTGATGGCGAAGACATCTATGACAGCGCGGTTGATCCGGTACAATTGCGCGCCAAGGTCGGTATGGTCTTCCAAAAGCCTAACCCGTTCCCGAAATCGATCTATGACAACGTTGCTTATG
It encodes the following:
- the pstC gene encoding phosphate ABC transporter permease subunit PstC — translated: MRDLFNVGSTTLLVVVVLILTVLAFGLVRSRAMSSVSGDSRKLHSLPNYYGYNAAMLTAIPALFVLAIWMLVQPMLIQNAVIDMIPQSAVNEGSSVNLVMSDVRRVANGLDAAVQSGTLDADSARDLDVTATDVRALLAGNGVALGSDVTPEVLAAAQRYRSMEVTGRWLMIAVISVLVLGGMFIALRTARADFRARNTVERFLLGLLILAASLAILTTVGIVLSMLFETLNFFRLHPWQDFFLGTTWAPNFRGDSELSILPLLWGTLYISIIALLVAVPIGLFAAIYLSEYANSKVRAFAKPLLEILAGIPTIVYGLFALLTVGPFLVKVFGRGDDGLLGVDWMSGATSVLTAGLVMGIMLIPFVSSLSDDIINAVPQSMRDGSFGLGATHSETIRQVVLPAALPGIVGAVLLAASRAIGETMIVVLGAGAIARISGNPLDAMTTITTRIVSQLTGDTDFASPETLVAFALGLTLFVLTLGLNVLALLIVRKYREQYE
- the pstA gene encoding phosphate ABC transporter permease PstA, which codes for MTDMPNPAKPRQSLLKPDARTVKRNRAEARFKAYGIAAIAVGLLMLAILLTTIIGRGAGAFQQTFLTLNVQLLEEKLDKTGNRDIEEIKKVSTFGYAPLMAAALDAKVAKAGITTDLKPKEMGAIISKDAAAQLRDFVLANPELIGTAVDFEFLTNSRVDGYLKGRVTRESIANDKSINTEQLDLVDALIADGALDKRFNVDFITGSDASDARPEAAGMGVSMIGSLFMMLVVLALALPIGVAASIYLEEFAPKNLLTDIIEVNISNLAAVPSIVFGILGLAVFINYMHLPNSAPLVGGLVLTLMTLPTIIISTRASLKSVPPSIRDAALGVGASKMQSVFHHVLPLAAPGILTGTIIGLAQALGETAPLLLIGMVGFIASNPPDGIASGLMDPNSAMPAQIYEWAKRADPAFYERAWGGIIILLVFLITMNAIAVMLRRRFERRW
- a CDS encoding substrate-binding domain-containing protein, which produces MSLVKITTSALAIAAVSATAAAARDQVQVAGSSTVLPYASIVAEAFGENFDFPTPVVESGGSSAGLKRFCEGVGENTIDVANASRQIKDSEIEVCAANGVTDIIEVQIGYDGIVFASDINGNTFEFTPEDWYKALSAEVVVDGSIVANPNKMWSDVNASFPDQPIQAYIPGTKHGTREVFEEKVILAGCEATGDFEAFKAANGDDKKAAEKACISLRTDGVSVDIDGDYTETLARIESNKDGIGVFGLAFYENNTDKLTVANMGGVEPTVETISSGDYPVSRPLFFYVKKAHIGVIPGLKEYAEFFVADEIAGPDGPLAEYGLVADPELAKTQSVVADETVLGSGS